One segment of Meriones unguiculatus strain TT.TT164.6M chromosome 3, Bangor_MerUng_6.1, whole genome shotgun sequence DNA contains the following:
- the Smim12 gene encoding small integral membrane protein 12 — translation MWPVFWTVVRTYAPYVTFPVAFVVGAVGYHLEWFIRGKDPQPVEEEKSILERREDRKLDELLGKDHTQVVSLKDKLEFAPKAVLNRNRPEKN, via the coding sequence ATGTGGCCTGTGTTTTGGACCGTGGTGCGTACCTATGCCCCCTATGTCACCTTTCCTGTGGCCTTTGTGGTCGGGGCTGTGGGCTACCACTTGGAATGGTTCATCAGAGGAAAGGATCCTCAGCctgtggaggaggaaaagagcaTCTTGGAGCGCCGAGAGGACCGAAAGCTGGACGAGCTGCTAGGGAAGGACCACACTCAGGTGGTGAGCCTGAAGGACAAGCTGGAATTTGCCCCTAAAGCAGTCCTGAACAGAAACCGTCCGGAGAAGAATTAA